From Piliocolobus tephrosceles isolate RC106 chromosome 16, ASM277652v3, whole genome shotgun sequence, the proteins below share one genomic window:
- the PTGES3L gene encoding putative protein PTGES3L isoform X3, translated as MIPGKSHSLRVASRAAFALIPADGLSIRLQGLNSPRVSPECRSLGFQVMFSVALNCSPDHIRGGSCWGRPQDLKIAAPAWNSKCHPGAGAAMARCKNVDGVELYNEIEFYAEVNSTDSQDKRSSRSITCFVRKWKEKVAWPRLTKEDIKPVWLSVDFDNWRDWEGDEEVELAQVEHYAELLKKVSTKRPPPAMDDLDDDSDSVDATSN; from the exons ATGATACCGGGGAAAAGTCATTCCCTGCGTGTAGCGTCTAGAGCAGCCTTTGCCCTGATTCCAGCAGATGGATTGTCTATTCGGCTGCAAGGATTAAACTCTCCCAGAGTATCTCCAGAGTGCAGATCCCTTGGCTTCCAGGTCATGTTCTCTGTTGCTCTCAACTGTTCTCCCGACCATATAAGGGGAGGCAGCTGCTGGGGGCGTCCCCAGGATCTAAAGATAGCGGCCCCTGCCTGGAACTCTAAATGCCACCCTGGAGCGGGAGCGGCAATGGCACG CTGCAAGAATGTCGATGGAGTGGAGTTGTACAATGAGATTGAGTTCTATGCCGAAGTGAACTCCACG GACTCCCAGGATAAGCGCTCTTCCCGCTCTATTACTTGCTTTGTgaggaaatggaaggaaaaggTGGCCTGGCCCCGGCTTACCAAGGAGGATATCAAG CCAGTGTGGCTGTCTGTGGACTTTGATAACTGGAGAGACTGGGAAGGGGATGAAGAGGTGGAGCTGGCTCAGGTGGAACATTATGCAGAG CTTTTGAAGAAGGTCAGCACCAAGAGACCTCCACCTGCCATGGATGATTTGGAT gatGATTCTGACAGTGTGGATGCAACAAGTAATTAA
- the PTGES3L gene encoding putative protein PTGES3L isoform X1: MIPGKSHSLRVASRAAFALIPADGLSIRLQGLNSPRVSPECRSLGFQVMFSVALNCSPDHIRGGSCWGRPQDLKIAAPAWNSKCHPGAGAAMARQHARTLWYDRPKYVFMEFCVEDSTDVHVLIEDHRIVFSCKNVDGVELYNEIEFYAEVNSTDSQDKRSSRSITCFVRKWKEKVAWPRLTKEDIKPVWLSVDFDNWRDWEGDEEVELAQVEHYAELLKKVSTKRPPPAMDDLDDDSDSVDATSN; encoded by the exons ATGATACCGGGGAAAAGTCATTCCCTGCGTGTAGCGTCTAGAGCAGCCTTTGCCCTGATTCCAGCAGATGGATTGTCTATTCGGCTGCAAGGATTAAACTCTCCCAGAGTATCTCCAGAGTGCAGATCCCTTGGCTTCCAGGTCATGTTCTCTGTTGCTCTCAACTGTTCTCCCGACCATATAAGGGGAGGCAGCTGCTGGGGGCGTCCCCAGGATCTAAAGATAGCGGCCCCTGCCTGGAACTCTAAATGCCACCCTGGAGCGGGAGCGGCAATGGCACG GCAGCACGCCCGGACCCTATGGTATGACAGGCCCAAGTATGTGTTCATGGAGTTTTGTGTTGAGGACAGCACCGATGTCCACGTGCTTATTGAGGATCACCGCATTGTGTTCAG CTGCAAGAATGTCGATGGAGTGGAGTTGTACAATGAGATTGAGTTCTATGCCGAAGTGAACTCCACG GACTCCCAGGATAAGCGCTCTTCCCGCTCTATTACTTGCTTTGTgaggaaatggaaggaaaaggTGGCCTGGCCCCGGCTTACCAAGGAGGATATCAAG CCAGTGTGGCTGTCTGTGGACTTTGATAACTGGAGAGACTGGGAAGGGGATGAAGAGGTGGAGCTGGCTCAGGTGGAACATTATGCAGAG CTTTTGAAGAAGGTCAGCACCAAGAGACCTCCACCTGCCATGGATGATTTGGAT gatGATTCTGACAGTGTGGATGCAACAAGTAATTAA
- the PTGES3L gene encoding putative protein PTGES3L isoform X2, translating into MIPGKSHSLRVASRAAFALIPADGLSIRLQGLNSPRVSPECRSLGFQVMFSVALNCSPDHIRGGSCWGRPQDLKIAAPAWNSKCHPGAGAAMARQHARTLWYDRPKYVFMEFCVEDSTDVHVLIEDHRIVFSCKNVDGVELYNEIEFYAEVNSTPVWLSVDFDNWRDWEGDEEVELAQVEHYAELLKKVSTKRPPPAMDDLDDDSDSVDATSN; encoded by the exons ATGATACCGGGGAAAAGTCATTCCCTGCGTGTAGCGTCTAGAGCAGCCTTTGCCCTGATTCCAGCAGATGGATTGTCTATTCGGCTGCAAGGATTAAACTCTCCCAGAGTATCTCCAGAGTGCAGATCCCTTGGCTTCCAGGTCATGTTCTCTGTTGCTCTCAACTGTTCTCCCGACCATATAAGGGGAGGCAGCTGCTGGGGGCGTCCCCAGGATCTAAAGATAGCGGCCCCTGCCTGGAACTCTAAATGCCACCCTGGAGCGGGAGCGGCAATGGCACG GCAGCACGCCCGGACCCTATGGTATGACAGGCCCAAGTATGTGTTCATGGAGTTTTGTGTTGAGGACAGCACCGATGTCCACGTGCTTATTGAGGATCACCGCATTGTGTTCAG CTGCAAGAATGTCGATGGAGTGGAGTTGTACAATGAGATTGAGTTCTATGCCGAAGTGAACTCCACG CCAGTGTGGCTGTCTGTGGACTTTGATAACTGGAGAGACTGGGAAGGGGATGAAGAGGTGGAGCTGGCTCAGGTGGAACATTATGCAGAG CTTTTGAAGAAGGTCAGCACCAAGAGACCTCCACCTGCCATGGATGATTTGGAT gatGATTCTGACAGTGTGGATGCAACAAGTAATTAA